A region of Peromyscus eremicus chromosome 17, PerEre_H2_v1, whole genome shotgun sequence DNA encodes the following proteins:
- the Hand2 gene encoding heart- and neural crest derivatives-expressed protein 2 — protein MSLVGGFPHHPVVHHEGYPFAAAAAAAAAAAASRCSHEENPYFHGWLIGHPEMSPPDYSMALSYSPEYASGAAGLDHSHYGGVPPGAGPPGLGGPRPVKRRGTANRKERRRTQSINSAFAELRECIPNVPADTKLSKIKTLRLATSYIAYLMDLLAKDDQNGEAEAFKAEIKKTDVKEEKRKKELNEILKSTVSSNDKKTKGRTGWPQHVWALELKQ, from the exons ATGAGTCTGGTGGGGGGCTTTCCCCACCACCCCGTGGTGCACCATGAGGGCTACCCgttcgccgccgccgccgccgccgctgccgccgccgccgccagccGCTGCAGCCACGAGGAGAACCCCTACTTCCACGGCTGGCTCATTGGCCACCCGGAGATGTCGCCCCCCGACTACAGCATGGCCCTGTCCTACAGCCCTGAGTATGCCAGCGGCGCCGCCGGCCTGGACCACTCCCATTATGGGGGAGTGCCGCCCGGTGCGGGGCCTCCGGGCCTGGGGGGGCCGCGCCCGGTGAAGCGCCGGGGTACCGCCAACCGCAAGGAGCGGCGCAGGACTCAGAGCATCAACAGCGCCTTCGCCGAGCTGCGGGAGTGCATCCCCAACGTGCCCGCCGACACCAAACTCTCCAAAATCAAGACACTGCGCCTGGCCACCAGCTACATCGCCTACCTCATGGATCTGCTGGCCAAGGACGACCAGAACGGCGAGGCGGAGGCCTTCAAGGCGGAGATCAAGAAGACCGAcgtgaaggaggagaagaggaagaaagagctg AACGAAATCTTGAAAAGCACAGTGAGCAGCAACGACAAGAAAACCAAAGGCCGGACAGGCTGGCCGCAGCACGTCTGGGCCCTAGAACTCAAGcagtga